The Candidatus Methylomirabilota bacterium genome includes a region encoding these proteins:
- a CDS encoding ABC transporter ATP-binding protein produces the protein MTTQIEFRDVSKSFGGVHAVTGVGFTVDKGQILSVIGPNGAGKTTLLNCVSGFYHPNRGSIVLEGRDITHLAPGHIATLGVARTFQNIALFNGMSVVDNLMLGRHIHMTNGIFRSVLYWGPARREEVEHRRAVEDIIDFLEIQAIRKQPVASLPYGLRKRVELGRALAMRPKVLLLDEPMGGTNHEEKEDMARFILDVNDEWGTTIMLIEHDMGVVMDISQRVVVLDLGQKIAEGTPAEVKAHPGVIKAYLGSKSVA, from the coding sequence ATGACCACCCAGATCGAGTTCCGGGACGTGTCGAAGTCCTTCGGCGGCGTGCACGCCGTGACGGGCGTAGGGTTCACAGTGGACAAGGGGCAGATCCTCTCCGTGATCGGGCCCAATGGCGCGGGCAAGACGACCCTCCTCAACTGCGTCAGCGGCTTCTACCACCCGAACCGAGGCTCGATCGTGCTGGAGGGGCGGGACATCACCCATCTGGCGCCCGGCCACATCGCGACCCTGGGGGTGGCCCGCACGTTTCAGAACATCGCCCTGTTCAACGGGATGAGCGTGGTGGACAACCTCATGCTCGGCCGGCACATCCACATGACGAATGGGATCTTCCGGTCCGTGCTCTACTGGGGCCCGGCCCGCCGCGAGGAGGTCGAGCACCGCCGAGCGGTGGAGGACATCATCGACTTCCTGGAGATCCAGGCCATCCGCAAGCAGCCGGTGGCCTCGCTGCCCTACGGGCTCCGGAAGCGGGTGGAGCTGGGGCGCGCGCTCGCCATGCGCCCGAAGGTGCTCCTGCTTGACGAGCCGATGGGGGGGACGAACCACGAGGAGAAGGAGGACATGGCGCGGTTCATCCTCGACGTCAACGACGAGTGGGGCACCACCATCATGCTGATCGAGCACGACATGGGGGTGGTGATGGATATCTCCCAGCGCGTGGTGGTTCTCGACCTGGGCCAGAAGATCGCCGAGGGCACGCCCGCCGAGGTCAAGGCGCACCCGGGGGTGATCAAGGCCTATCTCGGCAGCAAGTCCGTGGCCTGA
- a CDS encoding AMP-binding protein, with amino-acid sequence MSEQTLPQFLVRNAREFPKDPALREKDHGIWQQWTWAEYLVHVRSIALGLVSLGFERGDKLALLSDNRPQLYAAMVAAQAAGGVPVPLYQESIARELEFVIDHADATIVYAEDQEQVDKLLDLRNRLPKVRKVIYDDPKGMRHYSDPLLVSLVELEAAGAKLAAERPGLFDEL; translated from the coding sequence ATGTCCGAGCAGACGCTGCCGCAGTTCCTGGTGCGCAATGCCCGAGAGTTTCCGAAGGACCCCGCCCTCCGGGAGAAGGACCACGGCATCTGGCAGCAGTGGACCTGGGCCGAGTACCTAGTCCACGTGCGGTCGATCGCCCTCGGCCTGGTGAGCCTCGGCTTCGAGCGCGGCGACAAGCTCGCACTCCTGTCGGACAACCGCCCTCAGCTCTATGCCGCCATGGTGGCCGCGCAGGCGGCGGGGGGGGTGCCGGTGCCGCTCTACCAGGAATCCATCGCACGGGAGCTGGAGTTCGTCATCGACCACGCGGATGCGACCATCGTGTATGCCGAGGACCAGGAGCAGGTAGACAAGCTCCTCGATCTCCGGAACAGGCTGCCCAAGGTCAGGAAGGTGATCTACGACGACCCCAAGGGGATGCGCCACTATAGTGATCCCCTCCTCGTGAGCCTCGTCGAGCTGGAGGCGGCCGGGGCCAAGCTCGCGGCGGAGCGGCCCGGCCTCTTCGACGAGCTG